One genomic region from Kamptonema formosum PCC 6407 encodes:
- a CDS encoding DNA cytosine methyltransferase produces MINDRPISVSLFTGACGLDLGLEKAGFQTVSLVEIEPDAVKTISLNRPHLSLCAIPRDIREVSAQTLLKEGGKILGIDRPLRPGEVDLVTGGPPCQPFSTAGKRGSVGDPRGSLFMDFIRIVEEIQPRFFIMENVRGLLSAPIRHRPHEQRGINHPNLAPDEMAGAAMQVILAEIKRIGYEVVYDLLNAADYGVPQVRERVIFIGYKGSDSVTLPLPTHSQSGVSRLPKWITLKDGLKGLIDPQPEYIPYSEARLKYLRLLKAGENWKNLPNELKQEAMGGAYKSEGGKVGFYRRLTWDKPSPTVTTSPHQKATDMCHPDELRPLSVRESARIQTFPDDWVFYGSTASKYRQIGNAVPVLLGSAIAHYLYQIIRGDRVKGREICEQLSLF; encoded by the coding sequence GTGATTAATGATCGGCCAATATCTGTTAGTTTATTTACCGGAGCTTGCGGTTTAGATTTAGGGCTAGAAAAAGCCGGATTTCAGACAGTAAGCTTAGTAGAAATTGAACCTGATGCTGTCAAAACTATCTCTCTCAACCGCCCCCACCTTTCCCTATGTGCGATACCAAGAGATATTCGTGAAGTCAGCGCTCAAACTCTCCTCAAAGAAGGTGGAAAGATATTAGGTATAGATAGACCTTTGCGCCCTGGTGAAGTAGACCTTGTGACTGGTGGCCCCCCTTGTCAGCCATTCAGTACCGCCGGAAAACGAGGGTCTGTTGGCGATCCTCGTGGCAGCTTATTTATGGATTTTATCCGCATTGTTGAAGAAATCCAACCTCGGTTTTTTATAATGGAAAATGTCCGAGGATTGCTATCAGCCCCAATTCGTCACCGACCCCACGAACAAAGAGGGATAAACCACCCAAATCTTGCACCTGATGAGATGGCTGGTGCTGCTATGCAAGTGATTTTAGCAGAGATAAAACGCATTGGCTATGAGGTTGTTTATGATTTACTAAATGCTGCTGACTACGGCGTGCCTCAAGTTAGAGAAAGAGTTATTTTTATTGGTTATAAAGGTAGCGATTCAGTGACTTTACCGCTCCCTACTCATAGTCAAAGTGGGGTAAGTAGACTGCCAAAATGGATTACACTCAAAGATGGACTAAAAGGATTAATCGATCCTCAGCCAGAGTATATTCCTTATTCTGAAGCTCGTCTTAAGTATCTACGCCTGTTAAAAGCTGGTGAGAATTGGAAAAATTTACCTAATGAGTTAAAGCAGGAAGCAATGGGAGGCGCTTACAAATCTGAAGGCGGAAAAGTTGGCTTTTATCGGCGATTGACATGGGATAAACCATCGCCTACAGTTACAACTAGCCCTCATCAAAAGGCTACTGATATGTGTCACCCAGATGAATTACGCCCTTTGAGTGTCAGAGAGTCTGCACGCATTCAAACCTTCCCTGACGACTGGGTTTTTTATGGTTCTACTGCCTCTAAGTATCGCCAAATTGGAAATGCAGTTCCGGTACTTTTGGGGTCAGCAATCGCTCACTATCTTTACCAGATCATCAGAGGCGATCGAGTTAAAGGTAGAGAAATTTGTGAGCAACTTTCTCTGTTTTAA
- a CDS encoding PmeII family type II restriction endonuclease produces the protein MSEEQLHQLLGFILEKELGIPATKAASFAGHFAEVEEFLRLKAENLTNVRSIFGKRAIKFNDDEIERILVFIASGKLAPQLTIAENFLASICRDFTRRQLTMLQNLTLEKINPNPFLIRALNLETPEEVVRLNVFMSATRSIVTSMGFFIQKLLISCSESAASPPGKSGWDVIKTTSDGDRCWIQVKSGPNDMDKDQIVYWAVKIQEKFNEGDRACIGIAYGKRTNQTVTIGLLKQLLPNWQITTLIGRELWDFVSEDPEYTANLFEILRQSANQVLAQSSIYDAIEVAAQRLINEFIRKYGNGSQGVSNYIKDIF, from the coding sequence ATGTCTGAAGAACAGCTTCATCAACTTTTAGGATTTATTTTAGAAAAAGAATTGGGAATACCAGCCACAAAAGCTGCGAGTTTTGCTGGGCACTTTGCAGAAGTAGAAGAATTCCTACGTTTAAAAGCCGAAAATCTGACAAATGTTAGGAGTATTTTTGGTAAAAGAGCGATTAAATTCAATGATGATGAAATTGAACGCATTTTAGTTTTTATCGCATCTGGTAAGCTTGCGCCACAATTAACAATAGCTGAGAATTTTTTAGCTAGTATCTGTCGTGATTTCACAAGGCGACAACTAACGATGCTCCAAAACTTGACTTTAGAAAAAATTAACCCTAACCCCTTTTTAATTAGGGCGCTAAATCTAGAAACTCCAGAGGAAGTGGTGAGACTTAATGTTTTTATGAGTGCTACTAGATCTATTGTCACATCAATGGGATTTTTTATCCAGAAACTTTTGATATCTTGCTCGGAAAGTGCAGCTAGTCCTCCTGGTAAGTCTGGATGGGACGTAATTAAGACTACAAGTGATGGCGATCGATGCTGGATTCAAGTAAAAAGTGGGCCGAATGATATGGATAAAGACCAGATAGTATATTGGGCGGTAAAAATTCAAGAAAAATTTAATGAAGGCGATCGAGCTTGTATTGGTATAGCTTATGGTAAGAGAACTAACCAGACTGTAACAATTGGCTTGCTGAAGCAACTTTTACCCAATTGGCAAATTACGACTTTAATTGGTCGAGAACTATGGGATTTTGTGAGCGAAGATCCTGAATATACTGCTAACCTGTTTGAAATTCTGCGTCAGTCCGCCAATCAAGTTTTAGCACAAAGTTCAATTTATGATGCTATAGAAGTCGCAGCTCAACGGCTCATTAATGAATTCATTAGAAAGTATGGAAACGGTAGCCAAGGTGTTTCCAACTATATAAAAGATATATTTTGA